The Bradyrhizobium sp. B097 genome contains the following window.
AGAATCTGGAGTTCGTCGCGCGGCTCTATGGCATGCCGGATGCGCGTGGCGCCGCAGCCGACATGATCGCGCGGATCGGGTTGAAGGGCCGCGAGGAGCAGCTCGCCGCCAATCTCTCCGGCGGCTGGAAGCAGCGGCTGGCGCTCGGCGCCTGCACGCTGCCCAACCCGCAATTGCTGCTGCTGGACGAGCCGACCGCCGGCGTCGATCCCAAGGCGCGGCGCGATTTCTGGAACGAGATCCACGCGCTCGCGGCCGAAGGCCTCACCGTGCTGGTCTCGACCCATTACATGGACGAGGCCGAGCGCTGTCACGAGATCGCCTATATCGCCTACGGTCACTTGCTGGCCCACGGCACGGTGGACGAGGTGATCGCGGCCTCCGCGCTGTCGACCTGGACGGTGACGGGCGAGGATTTCAACGGGCTGATGGCCGAACTGTCAGGCAAGCCCGGCGTCGACATGGTGGCGCCGTTCGGCACCAGCCTGCACGTCTCCGGCCGCGACAAGGCGGCGCTCGAGGCTGCCATCGCGCCGTATCGAAACAATTCGAAATGGCGCTGGCAGCCGAGCGAGCCGTCGCTCGAAGACGTCTTCATCGACTTGATGGGGCGCTCCAAGGACAACTTTCAGGGATAGGCTCCGATGAGTGCGGCGGATACGATCCGGAAAGATGAAGAGCGAGAGCCGGCGTTCGGCTTCTGGCGGCGCAGCTATGCGATGCTGGTCAAGGAGTTCATCCAGCTCCGCCGCGACCGCGTCTCGTTCGCCATGATCATCATGCTGCCGGTGATGCAGCTGACACTGTTCGGCTACGCCATCAACACCACGCCGCGCAATCTGCCGACCGCGGTGCTGACCCAGGAGGACACCGATCTCGGGCGCTCGATCCTGAAGGCGATGGAGAACACCGCCTATTTCCATTTTGTCCGCGAGGTCCACACCGTCGAGGAGTTCGACGAGCTGCTGCAATCCGGCAAGGTGCTGTTCGGGGTCGAGATCCCGCGCGGCTTCGAGCGCGCGGTGCGGCGCGGCGACCGGCCGGCGCTGCTGGTCGCGGCCGATGCCACCGACCCCACCGCGGCGGGTTCGGCGCTCGGTACGCTCGGGCCGCTGGTGCAATCGGCGCTGGCGCACGATCTGCACATTGGCGATCCCCCGGACATGCCGTTCGAGATCCGCGCCCATGCCCGCTACAACCCGGCGGCGGATTCGCGCCTCAACATCGTGCCCGGCCTGGTCGGGACCATCCTGACCATGACCATGCTGATCTTCACCGCGCTCTCGGTGACGCGCGAGATCGAGCGCGGCACCATGGAGAGCCTGCTGTCGATGCCGATCAAGCCGGTCGAGGTGATGTTCGGCAAGATCATCCCCTATGTGCTGGTCGGCTTCATCCAGGCCACGCTGATCATCGCCATCGGTATCTTGCTGTTCGGCGTGCCGGTCCTCGGCAGCCTGACGCTGCTGGCGCTGCTCACCACGCTGTTCATCACCACCAATCTTTCGATCGGCTACACCTTCTCGACCATCGTGCAGAACCAGCTGCAGGCGATGCAGCTCTCGATGATGTTCTTCCTGCCGAGCATCCTGCTGTCTGGCTTCATGTTTCCGTTCGCGGGCATGCCGGTCTGGGCGCAATATGTCGGCGAGGGGCTGCCGCTGACCCATTTCGTCCGTATCGTCCGCGCCATCATGCTGAAGGGCGCCGGGATGCCGAACCTGCAATACGACACCATCGCGCTGGCCGCCCTGATGCTGTTCGCGATGACGATCGCCGTGACGCGCTTCCGCCGCACGCTCGATTGAGGCAGAATGGACATGATTGTTCATCGTCATTCCGGGGCGGTGCGAAACACCGAACCCGGAATCTCGAGATTCCGGGTCTGGTCCTTCGGACCATCCCGGAATGACGGGGTGGGAGGCATGGCCGGGTTCTGGGTTAACGACAAAGCGGTGCAGGACACGACCGTCTCGGCCGATTTCCACCACGCTTTGATGCGCGAGGTGATGACCACCGAGCTGCTCCGCATCAAGGTGCTGATCGGCACGACCATCGTGCTGGGGGCGATCAGCCTGCTAGTGTATCTGTTCGCACCCGAGGCGGTCAGCCGGGTCTGGCATGGCAATCTCAACCCGGACTACATTTTCTATGTCACCGTTCCGCTGATCCTGTTCGAGCTCTGGGTGCACGGTGCGATCAGCTGGTACAGGCGCAAGGGCCGCGACCTGCCGGTGATCCGGCGCTACATCGGCGTGCTGGTCGAGACCTCGCTGCCGACCGTCGTGCTGGCGCTGCATATCGACAGCATGGGCCGCCAGGAGGCGCTCGGCTTCGTCGCCCCTCTGGTCTATTTCGTGTTCATCATCCTCTCGACGCTACGGCTCGATTTCTGGCTGTCGACCTTTACCGGCGTCGTCGCCGCGACCGAGCTGTTCTACATGGCGGTGTTCTTCCATGCGGCCGATGGCGTCGCGGCCGGTCAAGGCATTTATTATCACGCCGCGCGCAGCACGATCATCCTGATCTGCGGCGTGCTGGCCGGCGCGGTCGGCCTGCAGCTGCGGCGGCAATTCGCGGCCAGCATTGCGGCTGCCACCGCGCGCGACCGCATCACCAATCTGTTCGGCCAGCACGTCTCGCCGCAGGTGGTCGAACGCCTGATGGCGGAGGGCGCCTCTACCGCGAGCGACATCCGCCGTGTCGCCGTGATGTTCGTCGATTTCCGCAGCTTCACTGCCGGTGCGCGCTCACGCTCGCCGCAGGAGGTGGTCGATCGGCTCGACGGCGCCTTTGCGGTGCTGGTCGATATCCTCGATCGCCATGGCGGCATCGTGAACAAGTTTCTCGGCGACGGCTTTCTCGCGCTGTTCGGCGCGCCGTTCGAGACCGGCGACGCCGCGCATCAGGCGGTCGCCGCCGCGCGTGAGATGCTGGCCGCCAACGAGCGCACCAATGCGTCGTCGAGCTGGCCGCTGCGCATCGGCATCGGCATCCATATCGGCGAGGTCGTCGCCGGCAGTATCGGCTCGCCGCGGCGCAAGGAATACACCGTGATCGGCGATACCGTGAACTTTGCCGCCCGGCTCGAGGCGCTCAACAAGGAGCTCGGCTCGCAATTCCTGATCTCGTCTGCCGTGCGCGAGGCGCTCGGCGACGAATGCAAGGACGCCGTGTCGCGCGGCGAGATCCCGGTGCGGGGTTACGAGCACCCGGTGCCGGTCTGGCAGTTGGGGTAGGGCGCTGCATTCAGGCCTGAGGTAATAAGGTAGCGATTGACGCGGCGTCCTATATTCATATAGATGACTATATGAGTTCAACTCTCGACGACCGCCTGCCGCGCTACCAGCGTCTTCGCGACGACCTCGCGGCGCGCATTAATCGCAATGAATGGCGTCCGGGGGACCTGATCCCCTCCGAGGCCGAGCTCGGCGCGCATTACGGCGTCGCGATCGGCACCGTGCGCAAGGCGATCGACCAGCTCGTCAGCGACGGCGTGCTGGAGCGCCAGCAGGGCCGCGGCACCTTCGTGCGCCGCGCGCGGTTCAATTCGTCGCTGTTCCGCTTCTTCCGCTTCCAGTCGGAGAGCGGCGAGCGCCGCGTGCCGCAAAGCCGCATCCTGCGGCGCAAGGCGATGCCGGCGACTTCGGCGGTCGCCTCGGCGCTGCGCATCGGTGTCGGCGAGCCCGTCATCAGCCTGTCGCGCCTGCGCCTGATCGACGACGTGCCGCTGCTCGCCGAAGAGATCTGGCTCGAGAGATCGCGCTTCGAGGCGCTGCTCGCGCTCGCGACTTCCGAGTTCGGCGACCTGCTGTATCCGCTCTACGAGGACCGTTGCGGCCAGGTCGTGGTCTCCGCCGATGAAATCCTCACCGTCGAGATCGCGACCGAGATGCAATCGCGCCTGCTGCGATTGGAGGCCAACGCGCCGCTGATCGTGATCGAGCGCCTGGCGTTCGATCTGGAGCGGCGGCCGATCGAATGGCGCCGCTCGCGCGGGCCGGCGGATCGCTTCCGCTACCACGCCGAGATCAGATAGCGCGGCAACCAAACACAACAACATAAGAATTCACAGGGAGAAGAAATGACGAACTGGTACAGCGAATGCTCGCCGCTCGAGCGACGCACCTTCTGGGCAAGCTTCGGCGGCTGGGGGTTAGATGCGCTCGACGTCCAGATGTTCAGCCTCGCCATTCCGGCGCTGATTACGGCCTTCGGGATCAGCAAGGCCGATGCCGGGCTGCTCGGCTCGGTCACGCTGTTCTTCGGCGCGTTCGGTGGCTGGCTTGGCGGCGCGCTCGGCGACCGTTTCGGCCGGGTGCAGGCGTTGCAGATCACGGTGGCGACCTTTGCGCTCGCGACCTTCGCCTCGGCCTTCGCGATGAACTACAGCCAGCTCGTGGTCCTGAAGGCGATCCAGGGCATCGGCTTCGGCGCAGAGTGGGCCTGCGGCGCGGTGTTGATGGCCGAGATCATTCGCGCCGAGCATCGCGGCAAGGCGCTCGGCGCCGTGCAGAGCGCCTGGGCAGTCGGCTGGGGCGCCGCGGTGCTGCTGTCGGCTTTGGTCTTCACCTATGCGCCCGCCGATATCGCCTGGCGCATCCTGTTCGCCGTCGGGCTGATCCCGGCGCTGCTGATCCTGTATATCCGCCGCGGGCTGAAGGAGCCGCCGCGCGCTGCGCCGCGTGAGGCCGAGCCGCCGTTCTTCGCGACGCTTGCCGGAATCTTTCACCGCGACGTGCTGCGCTCGACCTTGATCGGCGGCCTGTTCGGCATCGGCGCCCATGGCGGCTATGCCGCGCTGACGACATTCCTGCCGACGTTCCTGCGCGAGGTGCGGCATCTCTCGGTGCTCGGCTCCAGCGCTTATCTCGCCGTGATCATCGTCGCCTTCTTCTGCGGCTGCGTGGTGTCGGGGATCGTCAGCGACCGGATCGGGCGGCGCGCCAACGTCACGCTGTTCGCCGCCGCCTGCGTCGTGACCGTGCTGGTCTACATCTTCGCGCCACTCTCGAATTCGCAGATGCTGGTGCTCGGATTCCCGCTCGGTTTCTTCTCGGCGGGCATTCCCGCCAGCATGGCGGCGTTGTTCAGCGAGCTCTATCCGGCAGGCGTGCGCGGCACCGGCGTCGGCTTCTGCTACAATTTCGGCCGCATCGTCTCCGCGGCGTTTCCCTTCCTGGTCGGCTACCTCAGCGATCACATCGGCCTTGGTGCTGCGATCGGGATCGACGCGGCGTTCGCCTATTCGCTGGTGCTGGTCGCGGTGCTGATGCTGCCGGAAACCCGCGGCAAGGTTTTCGAGCAGGCCGCCGCCACGCGCGCGTGATGATGAGGAATGATCATGACATCGTACGAACATGGGTTGACGCGGCGCCGGTTTGCCTCGGGATTGGTTGCCGCGCTGTCGGCGGGCGGATTGGCGAGCAAGGTGAGGGCTGAGGTGCCGAAACTGGCGATCGATACCCACGCCCACGTCTTCCATCGCGGGCTGAAGCTCGCGCCCGGCCGGCGCTACGCGCCCGACTACGACGCGCCGCTCGCGCTCTATCTGCAGCAGCTCGACCAGAACGGCATCACCAATGGCGTGTTGGTGCAGCCGAGCTTTCTCGGCACCGACAATTCCTATCTCGCCGAATGCCTGAAGGCGACCAATGGCCGGCTGCGCGGCATCGCCGTGGTCGACGTTGCCGCTACCGCCGACGAGCTACGCGCGCTCGATCGCGCTGGCGTCGCGGGCATCCGTCTCAATCTGGTCGGCCAGAAGCTGCCTGATCTGGCGTCGCCGGAGTGGACGGCGCTGCTGGCACAGATCAGGACGCTCGACTGGCAGGTCGAGATCCAGCGCAACGCCGGCGATCTCGCGACGCTCGCACCACAGCTGCTCGACCAGGGCGTGAAAGTCGTGCTCGATCATTTCGCCTTGCCCGATCCGAAGCTCGGCGTCGACGATCCCGGATTCCAGTCGGTCCTCAAGCTTGGCGCGACGCGAAATGTCTGGGTCAAGATCTCGGCGCCCTATCGCAACGGCGCGGCCGGCGAGGCGTTCGCGAAGCAGGCCTATCCGTTGCTGCGCAATGCTTACGGCGTCGACCGGCTGCTGTGGGGCAGCGACTGGCCGCACACCCAATTCGAGGCGACGCAGAGCTACGCGAAGAATCGCAAATTCCTCGACGAGCTTATTGTCGACGCTGATGAGCGCGCCCGCGTGCTCGCATCGCCGCGCGAGCTGTTTCGCTTCTAGAGCGCGATGAGTTTTGGTTGAATCGGCTTGCGGCAGTTTCGGTTCACCTCTCCCCATCGGGGAGAGGTCGGATTGCAAAGCAATCCGGGTGAGGGCCCTTGCTCTCTCGATAGACCGTAATCCCTCACCCGATTTGCTGCGCAAATCGACCTCTCCCAGAGGGAGAGGTGGACTTTCGACGCCGTTCCAGCTCAACCTAATCTCATATGCTCTAGCTCGCGCGCGATTGTACCGAGTGCTCTGAAAGGCGTCGTTGCTGCTGTGCTACGATGACGCCATCGGAATGACCGGCACAAGGACACGCAAGATGCAGCGCCGCTATATCACCGTCGACGTTTTCACCGACCGCGCCTTCGGCGGCAACCCGCTCGCCGTGGTGCTCGACGCCGAAGGGCTGTCGAGCGCGCAGATGCAGGCGATCGCGACCGAGTTCAACTATTCCGAGACGACCTTCGTGCTGCCGCCGCAGGACAAGGCCAACGACGCCCAGGTTCGCATCTTCACGGTGCGCTCGGAAATTCCCTTCGCCGGCCATCCTAATGTCGGCACCGCCTTTGTGCTGGCGAGCCGAGCAGCGAAGGCGCCGGAGCAGCTGAGGTTCGAGGAGAAGGCGGGCCTCGTGCCGGTCAAAATCCTTTCTGACGGCGCCAGGGTGATTGGCGCCGAGCTGACGGCGCCGCAGCAGCTGCAACGGTCGAATGAGGTGAGCGCGGCCGATGCCGCGGCTTGTCTCTCGCTGTCGGCGGCCGACGTGAAGACCGATCGGCATGTGCCGCAGGTGGTCTCGGTCGGCCTGCCGTTCCTGGTGGTGGAGATCGCCTCGCGCGAGGCGCTGAAGCGCGCCGGGCCTGATGCCGCGGCATTCGCCAGGGCATTGGCGCAGATCGGCCGCGACGTCGTCTATTTCTACACGCGCGATGTGCCGGCGAGCGAGCAGCCGCTCGACCTGCAGGCGCGGATGTTTCATCCGGGTGCCAGCGGCCTGTCAGAAGATCCCGCAACTGGCAGTGCGACAGCAGCCTGCGCGGCGCTGCTCGCGGATATCGATCCCGCGCGCGACGGCGAATTGCGGCTGCGGATCGGGCAGGGCGTCGACATGGGCCGGCCGAGTCTGCTGCTGACGCGGGTGCGCAAGCAGGGCGGCGCGATCACATCGGTGCATGTCGGCGGCGGCTGCGTGAAGATGATGGAGGGAGCGATCAGCGTGCCGGGGCAGGGCTGACGCTAGACCTGCGGCGCCACGAGATTATCGATCTTGACGCCGTCGCGCTCCTCGATGATCTCGGCGATCCAGCGGCGGTGACAATGTTCGTGGTCGCGCTCGTAGCAGAGGATGCAGACCGGGCCGGACTTCTTCACCAGCGCCGACAGCTCGTCGAGCTCCTCCTTGGCCTGCACCGTCTTGAGGTGCGCCGAATAGATCTTGTGCAGCAGCGCATATTGCCCGCTGCGCGCCGCCTCCCGTCCGCTCTTCGGTGTGCCAAGGCCACGGAGGTGGACGTAGCCGATGCCGCGCTCGTCGAGGCCGGCGGCGAGCTGGCTCTTGGAGAAGCCGGGACGGCGCGAGGAGGCCACCGCGCGAACATCGACCAGCAGCTTGACGCCGGCGTGCTGGAGCTCGTCGAGCACCGCCTTGGACGGCGTCTGCTCGTAGCCGATGGTGAACAGCCTTTTCGCCTTCGCCATCGGCTCTCCCTCACTTCACCCGGTCGATCAATTCCATCGCGCCCGCGGGCGCGCGGATCTTGCCCTCGTGGATCACATAGGCGAACACGTCGCGCGGGGCCTTCTTCGGCGCGGATTTGTCGACCCGCGGCAGGTCGTCCGGCTCGCTGCCGCCGGCCCAGTCCTGAAACCGCTTGGCCCAGGCATCGAGCTGCTTCGGCGGATAGCAGGTCTTCAGTTCGTCATTGCCCTTCTGCAGCCGGGCATAGACGAAGTCGCTGGCGACGTCGGCAATCGCCGGATACTTGCCGTGTTCGGCGAACACCACCGGAACCTGGTGCTCGCGAATGAGGGCGATGAACTCGGGCACGCAAAAGCTGTCGTGACGCACTTCGACGACATGGCGCAGCGCGCGGCCGTCGAGCTTGCGCGGCAACAGCTCGAGGAACTTGCCGAAATCGGCGCCGTCGAACTTCTTGGTCGGCGCAAATTGCCAGAGCACCGGTCCGAGCCGGTCCTTCAGCTCCAGCACGCCCGAATCATAGAACCGCTTCACCGAATCGCCGGCCTCGGCGAGCACGCGGCGGTTGGTGGCGAAGCGCGGCCCCTTCAGCGAGAAGATGAAGCCGTCGGGCACCTCGCTGGCCCATTTGCGAAAGCTCTCCGGCTTCTGCGATCCATAATAGGTGCCGTTGATCTCGATCGAGGTCAGCTTGGAGGCGGCGTAGGACAGCTCCTTCGCCTGCGTGAGCTTCTCGGGATAGAACACCCCGCGCCACGGCTCGAAGGTCCAGCCGCCGATGCCGATGTAGATGTTGCCTGCGTCTGTCTTGGTCGCCTTGGTGGGAGCTTTGGCCACGACTGCACTCATCGCGAGGAGGGGAACGGGGATCGAGAGTAGTCAAAATAATCGTGATTGGCCAGTTTGCCAGATTGGCGCGGGGGTGCTTATCGTCGTTGTCGCTCTTCGCTACGATGCGCCAAAATGGAGAACAACAATGCGCATGCTGGTTGCGGCCGCCCTCCTGATCACGTCCTCCGCTGCCATATCGCCCGCTGCCATATCGTCCGCTGCAATGGCCGACGAGGTCGACGATGCGCACAAGCTTGCGATCACCGGTCGCGACGCCTACTGGAATTGTCTCGCCCGCGAATATCCCCGCGACAGCAACAAGGCGATGTCCGACCAGGAGTTCACCTCGCTGATCGCCAATGTCTGTCCCTCGGAGCGGCAGAACTTCCGGGTGTCGCTGATCGACTTCCTGTCGCTGCAGTTTCCCAAGCAGGATGCCGACGCCAATCTGACGACGGCCAACCGCGCGATCGAGCTGGCGCAGAAGGACATCGTGACCGCCTTCACCCGGCGCAGGGCCGCGGCGAAATAGGTTCCCGAATCCTGTTGCGGCCGGCCGATTTTTGATATCAATCCGCGCAGGCAAGGGGATGATCGGTATGAGATCACAATCGACGGCAGGCTTCTTGGGCGCAGTGGTCGCGGCCGTCGCGCTGGCGGCGGCGTTCATCTACGGGCCGTCGCCGAGCCAGCTCCGTAACCCGACCCAGCCCGCAGCCGTGCAGGCGGCTCCCGCCGCCGAGGCCGCGCCGGCGGCCCCGGTGCCACGCGGCCCGGTGATCCGGGAAGTCCCGAACAACTAGACCGGGATGAATTTTGGTTGAATCGGCTCGCCAAGGTTTCGGATCACCTCTCCCCGCTGGGGAGAGGTCGGATTGCGCCTGGCGATGCGAAGCATCGTCCAGTGCAATCCGGGTGAGGGCTCTTGCTCTATCGATAGACCGTAACCCCTCACCCGATTTACTGCGCAAATCGACCTCTCCCAAGGGAGAGGTGATCCTTGCCCCTTGCGGACCGCCTGGGGCCTTCCCATCTAGCGTCCAACGGCGACGTTGCAGCTTCAGGGCTCCGGCGCCGGAACGACCACGACATTGTTTGGCTGCGCCGGATGTACGCGCGCCCCTTGTTCGTGGTCGTTGGCATTTTCGAACGGTTTTTGCCCCGTTTTCCCGCTTTCCGAGACAGCGTTTGCGCCGGCCCGCCTTGGCAGCGGGGGAGGCTGCGGCTATACGCTGGCGCTCATGAATGACGCCATCAAGCTAGCCCCCGAAACCGCCTCGCTGGCAGCAAGTCTGCCGCAGCTGTCGGTGGTCGTCCCGACCTTCAACGAGCGCGACAATGTCACGGTGCTGTACCGCCGGCTCGACGCGACCCTGAAGGACGTGTCCTGGGAGGTCATCTTCGTCGATGACAATTCACCCGACGGTACCTGGGACGTGGTGCGCGCCCTGGCGCGGAAGGATTCCCGCGTGCGCTGTATCCGCCGGATCGGCCGGCGCGGCCTGTCCGGCGCCTGCATCGAGGGCATCCTGGCCTCGAGCTCGCCCTATGCCGCGGTCATGGACGCCGACCTCCAGCATGACGAGACCCAGCTCCCGAGGATGTTCGCCCTGCTGCAGAGCGGCGAGGCCGAGCTCGTGGTCGGCAGCCGCTATATCGAGGGCTACAAGACCGAAGGCTTCAACAAGCAGCGCGCCGGCGCCAGCGCCTTTGCCACCGAGATCGCGCGCCGCTCGCTGAAGGTCGAGATCGCCGACCCCATGAGCGGCTTCTTCATGATCCGCCGCGACCGTTTCGAGCAGCTCGCGCCGCAGCTCTCGACCCAGGGCTTCAAGATCCTGCTCGATGTCGTGGCGACGGCGGAAGGCAAGCTGCGCGCGGTCGAGATTCCCTACACATTCGGTGCCCGCCAGCATGGCGAGAGCAAGCTTGACTCGATGGTCGCGCTCGACTTCCTTGGCCTGGTGCTGGCGAAGCTGACCAACGACGTGATCTCGCTGCGCTTCATTCTGTTCGCGGCGGTCGGCGGGCTCGGCCTGCTGGTGCATCTCAGCGTGCTGTTCATCGCGCTGGAGCTGTTCAAGGCGCCATTCCCGGAGGCCCAGGCCACCGGCGCGATCGTCGCCATGACCAGCAACTTCATCCTCAACAATTTCCTGACCTATCGCGACCAGCGGCTGAAGGGCTTTGGCATCCTGCGCGGCCTGCTGCTGTTCTATCTGGTCTGCAGCGTCGGCCTGCTCGCCAATGTCGGCGTCGCATTCTCGGTGTACGACCAGGAGCCGATCTGGTGGCTTGCGGGCGCGGCCGGCGCGCTGATGGGCGTGGTGTGGAACTACGCGATGTCCGGGCTGTTCGTCTGGCGCAAGCGATGACGGTGGCATGAACGCGAACGAGGCGCGGCTGGCCCGGAACACCGCTCTCGCGGTGTGCGCGCTGGTCGTGTTGCGGCTGGCCGCCGCCGCATGGACGCCGCTGACCTTCGACGAAGCCTATTACTGGATGTGGTCGAAGGCGCTCGCCGGCGGCTATTACGACCATCCGCCGATGGTGGCGGTCGTAATCCGGCTCGGCACCATGATCGCGGGCGACACGCCGTTCGGCGTGCGGCTGGTGTCGATCCTGCTCGCGTTGCCGATGAGCTGGGCGATCTACCGGGCGGCCGAGATCCTGTTCGGCGGCCAGCGTATCGCCGCCAGCGCAACGATCCTGCTCAATGTCACGCTGATGGCCGCCGTCGGCACGCTGATCGTGACGCCGGATGCACCGCTGCTGGTGGCCGCGAGCTTCCTGCTGTATTCGCTCGCAAAGGTGCTGGAGAGCGGCCGCGGCGCCTGGTGGCTTGCGGTCGGCGTCAGCGCGGGCCTGGCGCTGCTGTCGAAATACACGGCGCTGTTCTTTGGACCCGCGATCCTGATCTGGCTTGCTGTCGTGCCGAAGCTGCGGCGCTGGTATCTCTCGCCATGGCTCTATCTCGGCGGCCTGGTTGCGGCCGGCCTGTTTGCGCCGGTCATCCTCTGGAATGCCGATCACCAATGGGTGTCGTTCATCAAGCAGATGGGCCGCGCCCGGATCGAGGACTTCCGGCCGAATTACATCGCCGAGCTGATCCCGACGCAGTTTGCGTTCGCGACGCCGTTGGTCTTCATCCTCGGTGTGATGGGCCTCTACGCGCTCTACCGGCGGCGCGCCGGCGCGATGCCCGCGCGCGTGCTGGTCAACACGATGTTCTGGACCATCGTGGTCTACTTCACCTGGCACGCGCTGCATGCCCGGGTCGAGGCCAATTGGTTCGCGCCGGTCTATCCGGCGTTTGCGGTGGCGGCCGCGGTCGCGGCGATCCAGGTGCAGTGGGCACCGCGCGAGCAGCGCACGATCGATTTCTGCCGCCGCTGGGCCGCGCCCACAGGCGTCGTGCTGTTCGCGCTGCTGATCGTGCAGGCCAATACCGGCATGCTCTCGGGCTACCGCCGCGATGCCACCGTGCGCAGCGTCGGCGTCGGCTGGCAGGAGCTCGCGAGCGAGATCGAGGCGGTGCGCGCGCGCTCCGGCGCGAGCTGTGTGCTGTCGCCGGACTACGGCACCACCGGCTGGCTGGCCTTCTATCTCCCCAAGGGCACCTGCGTCGCGCAACAAGGCCAGCGCATTCGCTGGGTCAACATGCCTGAGCCGAGCCCGGCGCAGCTGTCCGGCAAGCTGCTGTATGTGCATGAGGTCGAGCAGGCGATGCCGGCCTCGGTGCGCGACAATTTCGCCCATGTCGAAACGGTGGCCGAGGCCAAGCGCATGCGCGGGCCGCTGGTGATCGAGACTTACGCGCTCGATCTGCTTGATGGCGCAAAGGGCGAGGTCTTCGACCGTTCGCCGCCGCCGGAACTGCAGTAAGATCGTCGCTGTGCATGTCGGATCGTCCGGTTCCGGTTCGTCTTCCAGGGAGCCCGTCAACCATGCGAGGTTCCAACCATGACCAGTTCCGTCCTCAAGCCCGCCGCCGAACTTGCCAGCAGCAATGCCAGGCGCTTTCCCAATGAGAGCGCCGAGTATCGCCGGGCGCGCCAGGCGCTGCTCGTCGAGGAGATCGAGCTGCGCCGGCACATCGCGCGCGTCGCCGAGCTGCGCCGCGCCTTGCCGCCGGGCGGCGAGGTGACCAGGGCCTATGAGTTCACGGGCGAGTCCGGCGCGGCCTCGCTCGCCGATCTGTTCGGCAACAAGCAGACGCTCATCATCTACAGCTACATGTTCGGCTCGCAGCGCGAGAAGCCGTGTCCGATGTGCACATCGTTCATGGGCACATGGGAGCAGAAGCTGCCTGATATCGAGCAGCGCGTGTCGTTCGTGTTCGTG
Protein-coding sequences here:
- a CDS encoding DUF72 domain-containing protein, which produces MAKAPTKATKTDAGNIYIGIGGWTFEPWRGVFYPEKLTQAKELSYAASKLTSIEINGTYYGSQKPESFRKWASEVPDGFIFSLKGPRFATNRRVLAEAGDSVKRFYDSGVLELKDRLGPVLWQFAPTKKFDGADFGKFLELLPRKLDGRALRHVVEVRHDSFCVPEFIALIREHQVPVVFAEHGKYPAIADVASDFVYARLQKGNDELKTCYPPKQLDAWAKRFQDWAGGSEPDDLPRVDKSAPKKAPRDVFAYVIHEGKIRAPAGAMELIDRVK
- a CDS encoding DUF488 domain-containing protein; its protein translation is MAKAKRLFTIGYEQTPSKAVLDELQHAGVKLLVDVRAVASSRRPGFSKSQLAAGLDERGIGYVHLRGLGTPKSGREAARSGQYALLHKIYSAHLKTVQAKEELDELSALVKKSGPVCILCYERDHEHCHRRWIAEIIEERDGVKIDNLVAPQV
- a CDS encoding glycosyltransferase family 39 protein, translating into MNANEARLARNTALAVCALVVLRLAAAAWTPLTFDEAYYWMWSKALAGGYYDHPPMVAVVIRLGTMIAGDTPFGVRLVSILLALPMSWAIYRAAEILFGGQRIAASATILLNVTLMAAVGTLIVTPDAPLLVAASFLLYSLAKVLESGRGAWWLAVGVSAGLALLSKYTALFFGPAILIWLAVVPKLRRWYLSPWLYLGGLVAAGLFAPVILWNADHQWVSFIKQMGRARIEDFRPNYIAELIPTQFAFATPLVFILGVMGLYALYRRRAGAMPARVLVNTMFWTIVVYFTWHALHARVEANWFAPVYPAFAVAAAVAAIQVQWAPREQRTIDFCRRWAAPTGVVLFALLIVQANTGMLSGYRRDATVRSVGVGWQELASEIEAVRARSGASCVLSPDYGTTGWLAFYLPKGTCVAQQGQRIRWVNMPEPSPAQLSGKLLYVHEVEQAMPASVRDNFAHVETVAEAKRMRGPLVIETYALDLLDGAKGEVFDRSPPPELQ
- a CDS encoding glycosyltransferase family 2 protein, producing the protein MNDAIKLAPETASLAASLPQLSVVVPTFNERDNVTVLYRRLDATLKDVSWEVIFVDDNSPDGTWDVVRALARKDSRVRCIRRIGRRGLSGACIEGILASSSPYAAVMDADLQHDETQLPRMFALLQSGEAELVVGSRYIEGYKTEGFNKQRAGASAFATEIARRSLKVEIADPMSGFFMIRRDRFEQLAPQLSTQGFKILLDVVATAEGKLRAVEIPYTFGARQHGESKLDSMVALDFLGLVLAKLTNDVISLRFILFAAVGGLGLLVHLSVLFIALELFKAPFPEAQATGAIVAMTSNFILNNFLTYRDQRLKGFGILRGLLLFYLVCSVGLLANVGVAFSVYDQEPIWWLAGAAGALMGVVWNYAMSGLFVWRKR
- a CDS encoding DUF899 family protein, giving the protein MTSSVLKPAAELASSNARRFPNESAEYRRARQALLVEEIELRRHIARVAELRRALPPGGEVTRAYEFTGESGAASLADLFGNKQTLIIYSYMFGSQREKPCPMCTSFMGTWEQKLPDIEQRVSFVFVARSPIARLIEAKQARGWTRHKVYSDASGDYTRDYVSKDDSDVPGYNVFTRDNDAIRHFWAGEMGAGTVDPGQDPRGAPDLDPLWTVLDTTREGRGADWYPKLSY